The following proteins come from a genomic window of Geomonas sp. RF6:
- the nrfD gene encoding NrfD/PsrC family molybdoenzyme membrane anchor subunit — protein sequence MSEKPLALSGKYRTKNYFTPGVCVLVLLALNGLGFLAARFFFGVGAVTNLNNQYPWGIWIGIDVAAGVALAAGGFTSAAIGHIMHNDEYHAILRPALLTALLGYIFVAIGVCVDLGRWYYIWHPLIMWNPNSALFEVGICVMIYLNVLIIEFIPIVTEGYFRDRETGRVQLHGFLKRFNEPVDKILKLWDRGLDKAMFLFVIAGVVLSTLHQSSLGTLMVIAGQKIHPLWQTPILPLLFFLSAVSVGFPMIIFESLIASRSFGLKAEMHVLSRLANNITPLIGVYLFFKLGDMFVRKTFVYLDLSSTQSVMFLVEIALFVVPFFLFMSDRIIKSQAGLFCSSALVICGVLVNRINNFVVAYTPPYATTPYYPSIGEISVTVGFVCLLVLIYRLIVMVFPVICVDTAELESARVPKTEAVPVADLVANPLGGEQ from the coding sequence ATGAGTGAGAAACCGCTCGCACTTTCCGGCAAGTACAGAACAAAGAACTATTTCACCCCCGGCGTCTGCGTCCTCGTCCTCCTGGCACTGAACGGTTTAGGATTCCTCGCCGCCAGGTTCTTCTTCGGGGTAGGCGCCGTCACCAATCTGAACAACCAGTACCCGTGGGGGATCTGGATCGGGATCGATGTCGCCGCCGGCGTCGCCCTTGCGGCAGGCGGCTTCACCTCCGCCGCCATCGGCCACATCATGCACAACGACGAGTACCACGCCATCCTGCGCCCGGCGCTCCTTACCGCTCTCCTCGGCTATATATTCGTGGCCATCGGCGTCTGCGTCGACCTCGGGCGCTGGTACTACATCTGGCATCCCCTCATCATGTGGAATCCCAACTCCGCCCTCTTCGAGGTCGGCATCTGCGTCATGATCTATCTCAACGTCCTCATCATAGAGTTCATCCCGATCGTCACCGAAGGGTACTTCAGGGACAGGGAGACCGGGAGGGTGCAGCTGCACGGTTTCCTGAAGCGCTTCAACGAGCCGGTGGACAAGATCCTCAAGTTGTGGGACCGGGGGCTGGACAAGGCGATGTTCCTTTTCGTCATTGCCGGCGTCGTTCTCTCCACGCTGCACCAGTCGTCGCTCGGCACCCTTATGGTCATCGCCGGACAGAAGATCCACCCCCTCTGGCAGACCCCGATCCTGCCCCTGCTCTTCTTCCTCTCTGCGGTGTCGGTGGGCTTCCCGATGATCATCTTCGAGTCCCTCATCGCGTCGCGCTCTTTCGGGCTCAAGGCGGAAATGCACGTCCTTTCGAGGCTGGCAAACAACATCACCCCTCTCATCGGCGTGTACCTTTTCTTCAAGCTGGGCGACATGTTCGTCCGGAAGACCTTCGTGTACCTCGACCTGTCGAGCACCCAGAGCGTCATGTTCCTGGTCGAAATTGCACTCTTCGTCGTCCCCTTCTTCCTTTTCATGTCCGACCGGATCATCAAGTCGCAGGCCGGCCTCTTTTGCTCATCGGCCCTCGTTATCTGCGGCGTCCTGGTGAACAGGATCAACAACTTCGTGGTCGCCTACACCCCCCCGTACGCCACCACCCCCTACTATCCTTCCATAGGGGAGATCTCCGTGACGGTGGGGTTTGTCTGCCTCCTCGTGCTGATCTATCGCCTCATCGTGATGGTCTTCCCGGTGATCTGCGTGGACACCGCAGAGCTGGAGAGTGCCAGGGTCCCGAAGACCGAGGCGGTACCGGTCGCCGACCTTGTCGCCAATCCCCTGGGAGGTGAACAGTGA
- a CDS encoding 4Fe-4S dicluster domain-containing protein: MKKLNRRQFLKGTVALGAATLTATATQAEAAPKNVLSPDRMGVLVDTTACVGCRQCEFACKKAHDLPTGNLESYSDRSVFNTMRRPSDTALTVVNEFRSGKDDALPTNVKVQCMHCDHPACVSACIVGAFTKEENGSVIWATEKCIGCRYCMVACPFQVPAFEYQKALQPLIAKCDFCFNRTKEGKLPACVGTCPVEALTYGPRNEIIRVAREKIRREPERYRTHIFGEHEVAGTSWMYLATNDFTELGFPKLHNKSAPGVSESIQHGIFASYFPPVFYYSLIGSVMWLSKKRHAADESEHHKEDGHE, translated from the coding sequence ATGAAAAAACTGAACAGGCGGCAATTTCTAAAGGGGACAGTAGCCTTGGGCGCCGCCACCTTGACCGCGACGGCAACGCAAGCCGAAGCGGCGCCCAAAAATGTACTCTCTCCGGACCGCATGGGGGTCCTGGTCGACACAACGGCGTGCGTGGGGTGCAGGCAATGTGAGTTCGCCTGCAAAAAGGCTCACGACCTCCCCACCGGCAACCTCGAAAGCTACAGCGACAGAAGCGTGTTCAACACCATGCGCCGTCCGAGCGACACGGCGCTGACCGTAGTGAACGAATTCCGCAGCGGCAAGGACGACGCCCTTCCCACCAACGTGAAGGTCCAGTGCATGCACTGCGACCACCCGGCCTGTGTTTCGGCGTGCATCGTGGGAGCTTTCACCAAAGAGGAAAACGGCTCCGTTATCTGGGCCACCGAGAAATGCATAGGGTGCCGCTACTGCATGGTGGCGTGCCCCTTCCAGGTGCCGGCCTTCGAATACCAGAAGGCGCTGCAACCGTTGATCGCCAAGTGCGACTTCTGCTTCAACAGGACGAAAGAAGGGAAATTGCCGGCATGCGTGGGGACCTGCCCGGTGGAGGCCCTTACCTACGGCCCGCGCAACGAGATCATACGGGTCGCCAGGGAAAAGATCAGAAGGGAGCCGGAGCGCTACCGCACCCATATCTTCGGGGAGCACGAGGTCGCGGGGACCTCCTGGATGTACCTGGCCACCAACGACTTCACGGAACTCGGCTTCCCGAAGCTGCACAACAAATCGGCCCCCGGCGTCTCCGAGTCGATTCAGCACGGCATCTTCGCCTCCTATTTCCCCCCGGTCTTCTACTACTCCCTCATCGGGTCGGTGATGTGGCTGTCAAAGAAACGGCACGCCGCGGATGAATCGGAACATCACAAGGAGGACGGCCATGAGTGA